The Micromonospora sp. NBC_00421 DNA window TTCGGCAGCTCGACGTTTCCGGCGTACCGGATCGTGCAGGCCGAGTGGGCCGCCCGGGAGCACCGCCTGAGCCGGTACGTCACCGAGCAGCCCAGCTACTCGATCCTGCAACGCGGCATCGAGACGCACGTGCTGCCCGTCACCGCACAGTACGGGCTGGGCGTGCTCGCCTGGAGCCCGCTCGCCTCGGGCTGGCTGTCCGGCGCGGTCCGGGCGGGCCGGGAGATCGCCACCCACCGCGCCGACGTCCTGCCGCAGCGCTTCGACCTCACCGTCGCCGCCAACCGGGCCCGGCTCGACGCCGTCGAGCAGTTGGCCAAGGTCGCCGACGGGGCCGGGCTGACCCTGATCCAGCTCGCGCTCGGCTTCGTCACCGCGCACCCCGCCGTGACCAGCGCGATCATCGGCCCCCGCACGCCGGACCACCTGCGCAGCCAGCTCGCCGCCGCCGACACCGTGCTCACCGCCGACGTGCTCGACGCGATCGACACGATCGTCGCCCCCGGCGTCGACCTGGCCCCGGACGAGAAGCACGACGCCCCGCCCGCCCTGCTCGACCCGACGCTGCGCCGCCGCTGAGCGGTCACCCGCTCGATCCACCTGCGGCGCGGGGCTCCGACTCGCACCGCCTACCGGGTGGGCCGGGCGGCGAGTGGGAAGGTGACGCCGGTCAGCTCCTCGGAGACCGTCCACAGGCGACGGGCGGTAGCGCCGTCCCGGGCTGCCTTCGACCGGCCGACGAGCTTGGGCGCACCGCGCCCTTCGAGCAATCCGTCGGGCCCGACGTAGCTGCCGCCCGGGATGTCGGCCACCGCCGCGTAGAGGGTGGGCAGCGCGCCGTCCGCCTCGCTCTGGGCGAAGCGGTTGACGAGGGTCGTCTGGAGCCGGTTCCACAGGGAGCGGTCGTGGTCGAGGTGCCCGAGCAGGTTGGTGGCGGCCAGGCCGGGGTGGGCGGCGGTCGCCCGCACCGGCGAGCCGACCTCGGTGAGGCGGCGGTGCAGCTCCGCGGTGAACAACAGGTTCGCCAGCTTCGACTGCGCGTACGCGGGGAACGCCCGGTAGGACCGGCGCTCCCAGTTCGGGTCGTCGAAGTCGATCTTCCCGGCCCGGTGCCCGCTGGAGGAGACGGTCACCACCCGCTCCCGGATCTGCGGCAGCAGCAGGTTGGTGAGCGCGAAGT harbors:
- a CDS encoding aldo/keto reductase, producing the protein MQYRTLGRTGVQVSTLALGAMNFGAIGRTGQDEATAIIDAALEGGINLIDTADRYSQGESEELVGRAIAGRRDDVVLATKATMPMGDERNHQGSSRRWLVSALDDSLRRLGVDHVDLYQIHRWDPTTSDEETLSALTDLQRAGKIRYFGSSTFPAYRIVQAEWAAREHRLSRYVTEQPSYSILQRGIETHVLPVTAQYGLGVLAWSPLASGWLSGAVRAGREIATHRADVLPQRFDLTVAANRARLDAVEQLAKVADGAGLTLIQLALGFVTAHPAVTSAIIGPRTPDHLRSQLAAADTVLTADVLDAIDTIVAPGVDLAPDEKHDAPPALLDPTLRRR
- a CDS encoding oxidoreductase; the protein is MTTFTPAQVPAMTGRTVVVTGANSGIGRIAARVLAARGAHVVLAVRDTAKGAAAAATMTGEVEVRRLDLADLASVRAFAEGCTGPIDLLINNAGLMIPPLGRTADGFELQFGTNHLGHFALTNLLLPQIRERVVTVSSSGHRAGKIDFDDPNWERRSYRAFPAYAQSKLANLLFTAELHRRLTEVGSPVRATAAHPGLAATNLLGHLDHDRSLWNRLQTTLVNRFAQSEADGALPTLYAAVADIPGGSYVGPDGLLEGRGAPKLVGRSKAARDGATARRLWTVSEELTGVTFPLAARPTR